The segment GTCGGGAACGTGGGCGGGCGCGCCCATCACGGACGCCTCGTGGTATCCGATCTTCGAGACGGCGCAGGAGCTGCGCATGCCTCTCATGGTGCATGTTTCAAACGCGTGCAACCCGAACTTCCACACGCTCGGAGCCCATTACCTGAACGCAGACACCAGCGTCTTCATGCAACTGCTGCAGTCCGATCTCTTCGAGAGGTTCCCCGGGCTTCGCCTCGTGATTCCGCATGGCGGGGGAGCGATTCCTTACCATTGGGGTCGCTACCGCGGCCTCTCGATGCGCAACGGCTGGCAGGACCCGGCTGAGTTGTGGCGCAACGTCTTCTTCGACTCCGCGGTCTATCATCAGGCCGGGATCGATCTGCTTCTCGACGTCGTGCCTTCGGCCAACGTGCTCTTCGCATCCGAGATGCTCGGCGCGGTGCGCGGGGCCGACCCGGAGACCGGGGTCGAGTGGGACGACACGCTTCACTATCTGCGCGCCTCGGGGCGTTCGGAGCACGACTGGAACGCGATCACGCACGGGAATGCGCTTCGGGTGTACCCGCGGCTGTCGGCGAGGCTCGAGGGAGCCGTCCGGTGAGCCGCCTGCAGCTGACCTTCGCGTGCGGGGATTACGATCGCACCCGAGCGATCGAGGACGGCTCCGTGCACGTCGATGGCATCGACGTGACCTATCTGCGCCTTCCCGTGGAGGAGACGTTCTTCCGCATGGCGCGCTATCGCGAGTTCGACATCGCGGAGATGTCGCTGTCGACGTACGTGGCATCGTTGAACACCTTGGACCGGGGGGAGCGGCCACCGTTCGTCGCTCTGCCGGTGTACACCTCGCGTCAGTTCCGTCACGCGGGGATGTTCATCAACACGGAGGCCGGCATCTCGAGCCCGTCGGATCTGAGCGGGAAGCGCATCGGCCTGCCGGAGATGCAGCTGACTGCGTGCGTGTGGCAACGCGGCATCCTCGCCGACGGCTACGGCCTTCCGCTCGACGCATCGACCTTCTACACCGGAGGCCAGGAGAGCCCCGGGCGCATCGAGAAGGCGAAAGTCGACCTGCCCTTCGACATCCGCCCCATTCCCGCCGGGCGGACGCTTTCCGAGATGCTCGCCGTCGGCGATCTCGATGCGATCTTCGCGCCGCGGATCCCCAGCGTGTTCGGCACGCCGGGCGCGCCGGTGGCGCGCCTCTTCCCCGATGCCCAGGCCGCTGAGCGGCAGTACTTTCGGGACACCGGGATCTTCCCGATCATGCATGTCGTCGCTCTGCGCCGGGAACTCTATGAGTCGAACCGGTGGATCGCTCAATCGCTCACCAAGGCACTGAACGAAGCGAAGGACCGGGCTATGGAGCGTATCTACGATGCATCGGCCCTGCATCTGATGGAGCCGTGGCTCATGCTTCATCTCGAAGAGGCGCGGGCATTGATGGGTGCCGATTACTGGTCGTACGGGGTGGACGACGGCAATCGACGGGTGCTCGAGACGTTCTTGAGGTACCACCACGAACAGGGTCTGTCGGGTTCCTTGCGTTCCGTGGAAGACCTGTTCGCGCCGGAAGCTCTCGAGAGCTTCGTGATCTGAGGCAAACCCGGTTGACCGTGAAACTGCACGGTGATAGGCTTGGTCTATCCATTGGACATTTATCAGGTCGCGATGAGGCGACCAAGGGGAGTGAAATGAGCGATCGCGTCGCGGGTGACGAGACTTCGGTGCTGGTGGCATCTGATGGTGCAGCCGTTGCCATACCCGAACGCTTGCAGAATCGCGTCGCGATCGTGACGGGCGGTGGTCACGGGCTCGGCCGGGCGTACGCGACTCGGCTTGCGTCCGAGGGGGCTCACGTCGTGATCGCCGAATTGGATCGCGATGCCGGCGAGAGTGTCGCGGCCGAACTCCGCGAACGCGGGCTCACCGCGTCTGCCTACGGCACCGACATCACCGATGCGGCGGCCCTGGAGACGATGGTGTCATCCGTGGTCGAAGCGCACGGCAGAATCGACATACTGGTGAACAACGCCGCAATGTTCTCCCGGGTGCCCATGTCGCGATCATTGTTCGACGCCATTGAGCCGGACGAGTGGGACAGGATGATGAGCGTCAATCTCAAGGGCACGTGGCTCGCATGCCGAGCGGTGGTTCCCGAGATGCGCAAACGAGGATACGGCAAGATCATCAACATCAGCTCAGGCACCGCGTTCAAAGGAATGACCACGCGCATTCATTACGTCACTTCGAAAGCTGGAATCCTCGGCTATACGAAGGTGCTCGCTCGAGAGCTGGGAGCCGACGGAATCACGGTCAACTGCGTTGCCCCGGGAAGCACGTTGAGCGAGGAGGCCCCTGACGCCGCGACCCTCGCGTTCCGGAAGGACGCAACAGGCGATCGGGCTATTCCGCGTGTGCAGGTCGCAGATGACCTCGTGGGAGCCGTCGCTTTCTTCGCGTCGGCGGACAGCGACTTCATCACAGGACAGACGCTGGTGGTCGACGGCGGCTCCTACATGCATTGAGGCTCGACGGCCTGCTCAACGATCGAACGATGATGTCGAACTACTACACCCTGCAACCGCTCGTGGTGGGCACATTCACTGCGATCCCGCTTTCGCATTTCCGCAGTGACGCGCCCAAAGACGCGACGGTCGCCGCCCCCTGCATCTCCTGGCTCGCACGAGGCGACGATGGTGACCTCATCGTCGTCGACACCGGTCCAGGAGATCCGGCGGGGGACGCGGCGAAGATCCACTATCCCTTCACTCGCGGTCCTGGACAGCGTATCGACGAGGCGCTTCGCGTGGTCGGCGTGGATCCGGAGGATGTATCCACCGTCATTCTGACGCATCTGCATTTCGATCACTGCGCGGACGGCGAGCTTCTTCCCTCCGCGCGATTCTACGTACAGCGCAGCGAACTGGAGTACGCCGAGCGGCCAGATGCCCGCCAGGAACGCGCATACGATCTCGGTCATGACGGCATTCGCCCGGCATGGTGGAAGATCCGGGATCGAATCTCCGTGATCGATGGAGAGCACGAACTCACTCCCGGATGCACCATCTTGCATACTCCCGGACACACTCCGGGATCGGCATCGGCGGTGTTCCGCCGACAGGACGGCGTTCGCGTCGCAATCGCGGGCGACCTCATCAGTCGCATGGAGAACTGGTCAAACGAGCGCGGTGATCATATCCCTCCGGGGCTCGTCACGAGTCTCGCCGACTGCGCAGCATCGTGGAGAGCCCTCAAGCACGCCGCCGATGTTGTACTCGCTTCCCACGACGAACGCATGCTGGACCTTCATTCCACGGAACATCGTTCCACCCCGAACAACGAAAGTGATCAATGATGAAGAAGTTGCTGACGGGATCTGTCGCCCTTGTGCTTGCAGTAGCACTTGCCGGGTGCGGTGCCAACATCGAAGACACCGGAAACGAGCCCGATGACGCTGGGAGCGGCCTCACGCATATTGCGGTCGGTGACATCAAGATCGCGTCGCAGACGGACGCATATGCGGCGCAAAAGCTCGGTTTCTTCGAGGATCATGGTCTCGACGTGGAGTTCACCTACGCGGCGAACGGTCAGGACATCCTGACGGCGATCTCCAGCGGATCGCTGAATCTCGGCCTGGCCATACCGGGAACCGCGATGACCGCCAACGCGAGCGGCTTCGATTTCGTCGGCGTCGTTCAGGATCAGATCGCGCATGAAGAGGGCCCGGACTCGGGTGGTCTCATCGTCCGAACGGACAGTGGGATCTCGTCGCTGGCTGATCTGGAAGGTCGCAGCCTGGCGGTGAACGCGACCGGCGCGAACCAGGTCTACGTCTCGATCGTCAAGACCCTTGAGGACGCGGGGGTGGATGTCAGCAAGGTTCAGTTCCAGGAGATCCCGTTCCCGCAGATGCCGTCGGTGCTCGAGCAGGGGCAGGTGGACGCCGTCGCCGTCGTCGATCCGTTCACGACGATGATGCTGTCTGACTCCGCATACACCGACCTGGCCTGGTACTACGTGGAGGCCCTTCCCGGAATGCCTCTCAGCACATACTGGGGTACGCGTGAGTGGGTCGAAAGTCATCCGGATGAGGTGAGCGCCTTCAACGCGGCCATGACAGAAGCCGTCGAATACCTCAGGGCCAATCCCGATGAGGCGCGGGACCTGATCGCTGAGTTCACCGGTCTCGATCGCGCTCTTCTGGACAACATGCCGGATATCCAGTGGTCGACCGAGGTGTCGGTGGAGACCTGGGAGAAGCTGATCGACATCTACGTTCAGGCCGGACTGCTGCCCGAGGCCGTGGAGGTAACGGATCTGCTGACCGCTGCTGCTCTTGACTGACCGCTTGCACCGAGATCCGTGGGTTCGGCCCATGGGAGAGGCAGGATGAACATGAGACGAACAAAGAGTCAGGACGCCTCGACATCGATGAGCAGCGTGATCCTGAAAGCGAAGGGTCTATCCAAGTCCTTCAGGATGACGACGGGAGATCATCACGTCTTGAAGGACGTCGACCTGCAGATCGAAAGAGGATCCTTCACGTCGATCATCGGTCCTTCCGGGTGCGGGAAGTCCAGCTTGCTCATGTGCCTGTCCGGTCTTTCCAAGCCGACGTCCGGTGTTGTCGAGATCGACGGCAGAGAGGTGACATCACCGCCGGAAGAGGCCACTTATCTCTTTCAGCAGTACTCGAAATCGGTGTTTCCTTGGCGCACCGTCCGGGAGAACGCTGAATTCGGAATGGAAGTCTCGGGCGTCCCCAGAAAGACCCGTCGAGAGCGATCCGCCAATATTCTCGATCGTGTCGGGCTCGCCAAGTTCGCTGATCGGTATCCCAGCGAGCTCTCCGGTGGGATGCAGCAACGGCTCGCGATCGCACGAGCCCTCGTCTGCGAGCCGCAGGTGCTGCTCATGGACGAGCCGTTCAGCGCCGTCGACGCTCTCACCCGGG is part of the Microbacterium pseudoresistens genome and harbors:
- a CDS encoding amidohydrolase family protein is translated as MIIDVHGHYTTEPATFIEFRKMQLDRDAPSVRELMSSISDDEVRESVQRNQIRVLTERGGDVMLFSPRASGMGHHETDVAVANAWSRASNAMVHRISELFPEFFAPVAQLPQTPEGNVDGVLAELHRVADLGFVGANLNPDPSGTWAGAPITDASWYPIFETAQELRMPLMVHVSNACNPNFHTLGAHYLNADTSVFMQLLQSDLFERFPGLRLVIPHGGGAIPYHWGRYRGLSMRNGWQDPAELWRNVFFDSAVYHQAGIDLLLDVVPSANVLFASEMLGAVRGADPETGVEWDDTLHYLRASGRSEHDWNAITHGNALRVYPRLSARLEGAVR
- a CDS encoding ABC transporter substrate-binding protein, whose translation is MSRLQLTFACGDYDRTRAIEDGSVHVDGIDVTYLRLPVEETFFRMARYREFDIAEMSLSTYVASLNTLDRGERPPFVALPVYTSRQFRHAGMFINTEAGISSPSDLSGKRIGLPEMQLTACVWQRGILADGYGLPLDASTFYTGGQESPGRIEKAKVDLPFDIRPIPAGRTLSEMLAVGDLDAIFAPRIPSVFGTPGAPVARLFPDAQAAERQYFRDTGIFPIMHVVALRRELYESNRWIAQSLTKALNEAKDRAMERIYDASALHLMEPWLMLHLEEARALMGADYWSYGVDDGNRRVLETFLRYHHEQGLSGSLRSVEDLFAPEALESFVI
- a CDS encoding SDR family NAD(P)-dependent oxidoreductase, with the translated sequence MSDRVAGDETSVLVASDGAAVAIPERLQNRVAIVTGGGHGLGRAYATRLASEGAHVVIAELDRDAGESVAAELRERGLTASAYGTDITDAAALETMVSSVVEAHGRIDILVNNAAMFSRVPMSRSLFDAIEPDEWDRMMSVNLKGTWLACRAVVPEMRKRGYGKIINISSGTAFKGMTTRIHYVTSKAGILGYTKVLARELGADGITVNCVAPGSTLSEEAPDAATLAFRKDATGDRAIPRVQVADDLVGAVAFFASADSDFITGQTLVVDGGSYMH
- a CDS encoding N-acyl homoserine lactonase family protein encodes the protein MMSNYYTLQPLVVGTFTAIPLSHFRSDAPKDATVAAPCISWLARGDDGDLIVVDTGPGDPAGDAAKIHYPFTRGPGQRIDEALRVVGVDPEDVSTVILTHLHFDHCADGELLPSARFYVQRSELEYAERPDARQERAYDLGHDGIRPAWWKIRDRISVIDGEHELTPGCTILHTPGHTPGSASAVFRRQDGVRVAIAGDLISRMENWSNERGDHIPPGLVTSLADCAASWRALKHAADVVLASHDERMLDLHSTEHRSTPNNESDQ
- a CDS encoding ABC transporter substrate-binding protein; its protein translation is MMKKLLTGSVALVLAVALAGCGANIEDTGNEPDDAGSGLTHIAVGDIKIASQTDAYAAQKLGFFEDHGLDVEFTYAANGQDILTAISSGSLNLGLAIPGTAMTANASGFDFVGVVQDQIAHEEGPDSGGLIVRTDSGISSLADLEGRSLAVNATGANQVYVSIVKTLEDAGVDVSKVQFQEIPFPQMPSVLEQGQVDAVAVVDPFTTMMLSDSAYTDLAWYYVEALPGMPLSTYWGTREWVESHPDEVSAFNAAMTEAVEYLRANPDEARDLIAEFTGLDRALLDNMPDIQWSTEVSVETWEKLIDIYVQAGLLPEAVEVTDLLTAAALD
- a CDS encoding ABC transporter ATP-binding protein — protein: MSSVILKAKGLSKSFRMTTGDHHVLKDVDLQIERGSFTSIIGPSGCGKSSLLMCLSGLSKPTSGVVEIDGREVTSPPEEATYLFQQYSKSVFPWRTVRENAEFGMEVSGVPRKTRRERSANILDRVGLAKFADRYPSELSGGMQQRLAIARALVCEPQVLLMDEPFSAVDALTRAQLQDLVLDIWEEAGLTIIFVTHDVEEAVYLSDRVISLGRDAAGIQLDVEVDLARPRNQISTRESAEFMSYRHELLDLVLSDHHPDGSA